In bacterium, a single window of DNA contains:
- a CDS encoding DUF2723 domain-containing protein yields MDSKQRYTIGAVSLFLISFLVYFSTLAPTVTWGDSGEFITVAYTLGIGHPTCYPFYTLLGKLATSVPLGNIGWRLNLLSAIAAALSIAVLYFFLRDLLTIIVEKMNPTLPQPEIESKRTEISRQKPEIGSHRNPQSSILIQLSAASGSLLFAFSLTFWDYAVIAEVHTLQILLTVSLFFLWLQWWKTYELRFLYASALTYGLMLAHHYLSLLLFPAFVFITYRCLFGVNIPRNIQNNSQRDDSEYTVKSSKRKPILYAFLLILLGWSCYLYLPIRASQTPLINWNAPNNLSGFLSCLTGGQFKLRMFSTSPGLGMESGSVYLGILAQNITRFISLLGQQWIPANIQFGIISVWLVILVRCLFVGLGIIGIIQGFRLNRFWFGLSLIIVSITLGAVFNYQIADIEPYYLSVYLIGIVWFTLGIYTLSAWLKKNIPQLTILPITVPIVLCLIPLVSHYALIKRKNDYTAYYYAKNTLQSIEKNAVILTAGDNDIFPLWYGKYVEKFNPDVIIFGSNFLTSPWYQTFFIANPEFHLRLVTQLYPSRKAWLDGLFANIIEPNEPKYQFYITFYDPYLAQRRTFIPVGNFLPNLPVMRERIVLSDGFLYRLIKPEKLNHEMLNPKFTIQNPKTYIAQFDGTIYLRQCLIEHSLPLQPGDVFTVTFFWETEKKTHTNYRGFLLLPNTAGTIYTDAYTTKPIFAYKFTPIYSVYSTSQWQPGTVYTEQYRFMIPLNLPADEYHLTMTVFDEKQNVPAVIPSQKEPNPLVICGKIMVTDTRRN; encoded by the coding sequence ATGGATAGTAAGCAAAGATATACCATCGGAGCAGTTTCTCTCTTTTTAATCTCGTTTCTCGTTTATTTCTCAACGTTAGCACCAACGGTAACTTGGGGCGATTCCGGTGAGTTTATCACAGTCGCGTATACGCTTGGAATTGGCCATCCGACCTGCTATCCGTTTTATACTTTACTTGGAAAACTCGCTACCTCGGTTCCCTTAGGAAATATCGGCTGGAGATTGAACCTACTTTCCGCAATCGCCGCAGCATTAAGTATTGCGGTTCTGTATTTTTTCCTCCGAGATTTATTAACCATAATCGTTGAGAAAATGAACCCAACACTCCCGCAACCAGAAATTGAAAGCAAGCGGACAGAAATCAGCAGGCAGAAACCTGAAATAGGTTCTCATCGCAATCCACAATCCTCAATCCTCATTCAATTATCTGCAGCCAGTGGAAGTCTTCTATTTGCGTTTTCGCTGACGTTCTGGGACTATGCTGTCATCGCTGAAGTGCATACACTCCAAATCCTGCTGACGGTTTCATTATTCTTCCTCTGGCTACAATGGTGGAAAACCTACGAACTACGGTTCTTATATGCGAGTGCACTAACCTACGGATTGATGCTAGCCCACCACTACTTGAGCTTATTACTTTTTCCGGCGTTTGTTTTCATAACGTATCGCTGCTTGTTTGGCGTGAATATACCCCGAAATATCCAGAATAACAGCCAGCGCGACGATTCAGAATACACAGTAAAAAGTTCAAAACGTAAACCGATACTGTATGCGTTTCTCCTGATTCTGCTGGGCTGGAGCTGTTATCTCTATCTTCCGATTCGCGCTAGCCAAACTCCGCTGATTAACTGGAATGCACCGAATAATCTTAGCGGATTCTTGAGCTGTTTAACCGGCGGTCAATTTAAACTCCGGATGTTTTCAACCAGCCCAGGGTTAGGAATGGAAAGCGGCAGCGTATATCTCGGGATTCTAGCCCAAAATATCACTCGGTTTATCTCGTTACTTGGTCAGCAGTGGATTCCAGCAAATATCCAGTTTGGGATAATCAGCGTTTGGTTGGTGATACTCGTTCGCTGTCTGTTCGTTGGATTAGGAATAATCGGAATAATCCAGGGATTTCGATTGAACCGATTCTGGTTCGGGTTAAGTCTGATTATCGTAAGTATAACGCTCGGTGCAGTGTTCAATTATCAAATTGCGGATATCGAACCGTATTATTTATCGGTATACCTTATCGGTATTGTATGGTTCACTCTCGGGATATATACGCTCAGCGCTTGGCTGAAAAAGAATATTCCGCAATTAACTATTCTGCCGATTACCGTTCCGATTGTGCTCTGCTTAATTCCGTTAGTCTCGCATTATGCGCTCATCAAACGCAAGAATGATTATACCGCATACTACTATGCGAAAAATACCTTGCAATCAATCGAAAAAAATGCGGTGATTCTGACTGCAGGCGATAACGATATCTTCCCACTGTGGTATGGAAAATACGTTGAAAAGTTCAACCCGGACGTGATTATCTTCGGGAGTAACTTTTTAACCTCACCGTGGTATCAAACGTTTTTCATTGCGAATCCGGAATTTCACCTCCGCTTGGTTACCCAGTTATATCCATCTCGGAAAGCTTGGCTTGATGGATTGTTCGCGAATATTATCGAACCGAACGAACCGAAATACCAGTTCTATATCACCTTTTACGATCCGTATTTAGCGCAACGGCGAACGTTTATTCCGGTCGGTAATTTCTTACCGAATCTGCCAGTGATGCGAGAGCGAATCGTTTTATCCGACGGGTTCCTCTATCGGCTAATCAAACCAGAAAAACTCAATCACGAAATGCTCAATCCAAAGTTCACCATCCAAAATCCGAAAACGTATATCGCTCAATTTGATGGAACTATCTACCTGCGGCAATGCTTAATCGAGCATTCGCTGCCATTACAACCGGGCGATGTTTTTACCGTAACTTTCTTCTGGGAAACAGAGAAAAAAACACATACCAATTATCGCGGATTCTTACTGCTCCCAAATACCGCCGGAACAATTTATACCGACGCATATACAACCAAACCGATTTTCGCATATAAATTTACCCCGATTTATAGCGTCTATTCTACGAGCCAATGGCAACCCGGAACGGTTTATACGGAACAATATCGGTTCATGATTCCGCTGAACCTTCCGGCAGATGAATATCATTTAACCATGACGGTATTCGATGAAAAACAGAACGTTCCCGCAGTTATCCCGAGTCAAAAAGAACCGAATCCGCTGGTTATTTGTGGTAAAATAATGGTAACGGATACACGGAGAAACTAA
- a CDS encoding replication protein — translation MNQIEPRLNQRVGNNGLANFTILPNPVYEKMLVSNLPVIERELVILVNRYSLGFGLSTAVISTQMIRKFIPIHPSRINRVITKLIEKKILNGKPYRQRKNGAVEWYELSVNPNISEWNVKRFLDKERLLEQINYTAMKRKHGRRDFLPDSCRRQYPNSEPHPSQTRSQDTHHPQDTLFGF, via the coding sequence ATGAATCAAATAGAACCACGTCTGAATCAGCGTGTAGGAAATAATGGATTAGCGAATTTTACCATCCTGCCGAATCCGGTCTATGAGAAGATGCTCGTCTCGAATCTGCCGGTAATCGAGCGCGAACTCGTCATATTGGTTAATCGGTATTCGCTCGGATTCGGATTGTCAACTGCGGTCATATCCACGCAAATGATTCGTAAGTTTATCCCAATTCATCCGAGTCGAATTAATCGCGTTATAACCAAACTCATTGAAAAGAAAATCCTGAACGGGAAACCATATCGACAGCGGAAAAATGGCGCGGTTGAATGGTATGAACTTTCCGTCAATCCTAACATTTCAGAATGGAATGTTAAACGGTTTCTCGATAAAGAACGGCTGCTGGAACAAATCAACTATACTGCAATGAAACGAAAACACGGGCGCCGTGATTTCTTACCGGATTCTTGCCGAAGACAATATCCCAATTCGGAACCGCACCCCAGCCAAACTCGATCCCAGGATACACATCACCCGCAAGATACCCTGTTCGGATTCTAA
- a CDS encoding HD domain-containing protein, with amino-acid sequence MFRKSKTKWFYINFTLLGLIGYLDYLTGQEIWLLPLYFIPIGLAAWFLNLWAGVAISILSTIIWLTAEYSYGTVYRQKILVLNAGIWLVLFLGIAYLFTKLKETRIKLLQVLSERTEQLTEEISDHKKTQVELQFAEQKYRNLVETALTGIFQTELDGTFIYANPALAKIFEFNSAQELIGTSVRDRYKNPNDRIRLLAELQKNRSVTDFEHEVLTKTGKTKTLLVSATLIDHIISGMVLDITERKQAEEKIKRHIKQLTALRNIDLAITASLDLRLTLEVVLDQVTSQLGVDASSILLLNPYSQTLNFIVARGFNQPQVLQRTKLRIGEGYAGRAAFERKIINIENLQETPGEFAQATKFQDEKFISYYAVPLIAKGKVNGVLELFHREPLNPEQDWLNFLEMLASQAAIAIDNAKLFDDLQKSNIELVVAYDATIEGWSKAMDLRDKETEGHTLRVTEITERLARKIGVPDSEIVHIRRGALLHDIGKLGVPDAILHKPDKLNDEEWAIMKKHPVYAYEWLYPIVYLRPALDIPYCHHEKWNGTGYPRGLKGESIPLAARIFAIIDVWDALRSDRPYRPALPEEIVIAYLNEQAGIHFDPNIVPKFIELLREQVE; translated from the coding sequence ATGTTTCGCAAATCGAAAACAAAATGGTTTTATATAAATTTTACCTTACTTGGGCTTATCGGGTACCTTGATTATCTCACCGGACAAGAGATTTGGCTTCTACCCTTGTATTTTATTCCGATTGGACTCGCTGCGTGGTTTTTAAACCTTTGGGCAGGTGTTGCTATTTCAATACTAAGCACTATCATTTGGTTGACAGCAGAATATTCCTATGGAACAGTATATCGCCAAAAAATTTTGGTTTTGAATGCTGGAATTTGGCTGGTTTTATTTCTTGGCATAGCGTATTTATTCACTAAACTCAAAGAAACCCGTATTAAACTGCTTCAAGTATTAAGCGAGCGAACCGAGCAACTCACGGAAGAAATATCTGACCATAAAAAAACACAAGTGGAATTACAATTCGCTGAACAAAAATACCGCAATTTGGTTGAAACCGCACTAACTGGAATATTTCAAACTGAACTTGATGGCACATTTATTTATGCGAATCCTGCGTTAGCAAAAATATTTGAGTTTAACTCGGCACAGGAATTAATTGGCACCAGCGTTCGCGACCGATATAAAAATCCAAATGACCGCATCCGGTTACTCGCTGAACTACAGAAAAATCGGTCGGTAACCGATTTCGAACACGAAGTACTTACCAAAACTGGGAAAACCAAAACACTGTTAGTAAGCGCAACCTTGATTGACCATATCATTTCTGGAATGGTTTTAGATATCACCGAACGCAAACAAGCAGAAGAAAAAATTAAACGGCACATAAAGCAACTTACTGCTTTACGTAATATAGATTTAGCGATTACGGCGAGTCTAGATTTGCGGCTTACTTTGGAAGTAGTGCTTGACCAGGTAACAAGTCAACTCGGTGTTGATGCTAGTTCGATTCTCTTGTTGAATCCGTATAGTCAAACCCTGAATTTTATTGTAGCTCGCGGATTTAACCAGCCACAGGTTTTGCAACGTACAAAACTTAGAATCGGAGAAGGATATGCGGGTCGTGCGGCATTCGAACGGAAAATAATTAACATTGAAAATCTGCAGGAAACACCTGGCGAATTTGCGCAAGCAACAAAATTTCAAGATGAAAAATTTATCAGCTATTATGCAGTTCCGTTAATTGCTAAAGGAAAGGTGAATGGCGTATTAGAATTATTCCATCGCGAGCCACTCAATCCCGAGCAAGATTGGCTTAATTTTCTTGAAATGTTAGCTAGTCAAGCAGCAATCGCGATTGATAATGCGAAGTTGTTTGATGACCTACAAAAGTCAAATATCGAATTGGTAGTAGCATACGATGCTACAATCGAAGGATGGTCAAAAGCGATGGACTTACGGGATAAAGAAACCGAAGGACATACACTCCGGGTTACCGAAATTACTGAACGGCTTGCGCGAAAAATCGGGGTTCCCGATTCGGAAATAGTGCATATTCGGCGTGGCGCTCTGTTACACGATATTGGGAAATTGGGCGTTCCGGACGCTATCTTACACAAACCGGACAAGTTGAATGATGAAGAATGGGCGATCATGAAAAAACATCCGGTCTATGCTTATGAATGGCTCTATCCTATTGTATATCTCCGCCCGGCACTGGATATTCCATATTGTCACCATGAGAAATGGAACGGAACCGGATATCCACGCGGACTGAAAGGAGAATCTATCCCTCTTGCCGCACGGATATTTGCCATAATTGACGTCTGGGATGCACTACGGTCAGATCGTCCATATCGTCCTGCTTTGCCAGAAGAAATAGTTATTGCGTATCTGAACGAACAAGCTGGGATCCACTTTGACCCCAATATCGTCCCCAAATTTATTGAACTCCTTCGCGAACAAGTGGAATAA